From the genome of Thauera chlorobenzoica:
CTCGTCATGGGCGGCGGCTGGTGGAGCGCCCCGCGCGACCTGACCATCCACGTTCCACCGGATCTGCGCTCTGGCAGTACGCGCAAATGGTGGGAGGTGCCGCCGGAGTCGGTTTACACGTTCACGTTCTACGTCTTCCAGCAGCTCAATCGCTGGCCAACCGACGGTGAAGCCGATTATGCCCGCAACCTGCATGTGCTTTCGCCGTACTTCACCCCGGCGTGCCAGGCATTTCTGCAATCGGACTACGAGTTTCGGCGCAATGCCGGGGAGTTGCGCCAGCGCGTGCGGGGCATCTACGAGATTCCCGGTCGCGGCTACGGCGACAACCCCGGCGCACGGGTGCAGGTGGTCTCGGATCGCGATTGGCTGGTGACGCTGGATGTCAGCGCCGACGAGTACCACGGCTCCGAGCGGGTCAAGCGCGCCTTGGTGCGTTATCCGATCAAGGTGGTGCGGGCCGATGTCGATCCCGCCCGCAACCCGTTCGGCCTCGCGCTCGACTGCTACGAGCAAGCGCCGCAGCGCATCGCCACGCCTGCCC
Proteins encoded in this window:
- a CDS encoding PFL_4703 family integrating conjugative element protein, with translation MSRFKNEVTHLQAHIKTLRLGTGALLVVALVMGGGWWSAPRDLTIHVPPDLRSGSTRKWWEVPPESVYTFTFYVFQQLNRWPTDGEADYARNLHVLSPYFTPACQAFLQSDYEFRRNAGELRQRVRGIYEIPGRGYGDNPGARVQVVSDRDWLVTLDVSADEYHGSERVKRALVRYPIKVVRADVDPARNPFGLALDCYEQAPQRIATPAPQAPARGGLGSQGDAP